In Pseudorasbora parva isolate DD20220531a chromosome 9, ASM2467924v1, whole genome shotgun sequence, the following proteins share a genomic window:
- the LOC137089335 gene encoding leucine-rich repeat and immunoglobulin-like domain-containing nogo receptor-interacting protein 3, protein MASVWGLGQMWRLGLILALTVRPSTGCPPRCDCAAQIRSVSCQRKRLSGVPEGIPTETKLLDLSRNRLRWVAPGDLAPYPHLEELDLSENLITTLEPNAFASLQALHTLRLRANQLKLVPMGAFARLANLTTLDLSENKIVILLDYTFQDLRSLKNLQVGDNDLVYISHKAFSGLIGLEDLTIERCNLTSISGQTLSYLRNLVTLRLRHLSISALEDQNFRKLSALRGLEIESWPFLEFISPLSFQGLNLSWLFITNTNITSVPSASFRNLAYLTSLNLSYNPISVLESWAFRDLIRLKELHMVSTNLLTVEPHALGGLRQIRVLNLSNNDLITLEESSFHSVNSLETLRVDGNPLSCDCRLLWILQRRRTLNFDGKMPVCAGPPEVQGYLLSTFTDSALFDYFTCQKPKIRNRKLQQVMAHEGQPVSFLCRAEGEPTPAIIWISPQRRRITPKSNGRITVLPGGTLEIRYAQVTDSGTYICIASNAGGNDTYFATLTVKGQAVDSPLFSNRSLYAADFNDTGLNSTRVFLKFTLDLTTILVSTAMGCITFLGVVLFCFLLLFVWSRGRGQRKNNFTVEYSFRKTEGPATTSGSGATRKFNMKMI, encoded by the exons ATGGCTTCCGTATGGGGCCTGGGCCAGATGTGGCGGCTGGGCCTGATTCTGGCGCTGACGGTCCGGCCGAGCACGGGTTGCCCCCCCCGCTGTGACTGCGCGGCGCAGATCCGATCCGTGTCCTGCCAGCGGAAACGCTTATCTGGCGTTCCGGAGGGAATCCCGACCGAGACGAAGCTCCTGGATTTAAGCCGGAACCGCTTGCGTTGGGTCGCGCCGGGAGATTTGGCTCCGTACCCGCATTTGGAAGAGCTGGACCTCAGTGAGAACCTCATCACGACCCTGGAGCCCAACGCCTTCGCCAGCCTTCAGGCCCTACACACACTCAGACTCAGAGCAAACCAGCTGAAGCTCGTGCCCATGGGGGCGTTCGCACGGCTGGCCAACCTCACCACACTGGACCTGAGTGAGAACAAGATCGTCATCCTGCTGGACTACACCTTCCAGGATCTGCGTAGCCTCAAAAACCTGCAG GTGGGTGACAATGACCTGGTCTACATCTCTCACAAGGCTTTCTCAGGACTGATCGGTCTGGAAGATCTCACCATCGAGCGGTGCAACCTGACGTCCATATCGGGCCAGACTCTGTCCTATCTGCGTAACCTGGTGACCCTCCGCCTGCGTCATCTCAGCATCTCGGCTCTGGAGGACCAAAACTTCCGCAAGCTGTCCGCGCTGAGGGGTCTTGAGATCGAAAGCTGGCCCTTCCTGGAGTTCATCTCGCCGCTGAGCTTCCAGGGTCTCAATCTCTCCTGGCTTTTCATCACCAACACCAACATCACCTCCGTGCCATCCGCGTCCTTCCGGAACCTCGCCTACCTGACGTCTCTCAACCTTTCCTACAACCCCATCTCCGTGCTCGAGTCCTGGGCCTTTCGAGACCTCATCAG GCTGAAGGAACTACACATGGTCAGCACCAATCTGCTCACCGTCGAGCCTCACGCTTTGGGAGGTTTGCGGCAAATCCGGGTCCTCAATCTGTCCAACAACGACCTGATCACGCTGGAGGAGAGCTCGTTCCATTCGGTAAACAGCCTGGAGACCCTTCGGGTGGATGGGAACCCGCTTTCTTGCGACTGTCGACTGCTTTGGATCCTGCAGCGCAGACGCACCTTAAACTTCGACGGGAAAATGCCGGTGTGCGCCGGGCCGCCGGAAGTTCAGGGATACCTGTTGAGCACCTTCACGGATTCGGCGCTGTTCGATTACTTCACCTGCCAGAAGCCGAAGATCCGGAACCGGAAGCTGCAGCAAGTGATGGCTCACGAAGGCCAGCCGGTGTCGTTTTTGTGCCGCGCCGAAGGCGAACCGACTCCGGCGATCATTTGGATCTCGCCGCAGAGGAGACGGATCACGCCCAAATCTAACGGCAGGATTACGGTGCTCCCCGGTGGGACTCTTGAGATCCGATATGCCCAGGTTACAGACAGCGGAACGTACATCTGCATCGCAAGCAATGCAGGCGGAAACGACACATACTTCGCCACGCTAACCGTCAAAGGCCAAGCCGTGGATTCGCCGCTCTTCTCCAATCGCTCGCTATACGCGGCCGATTTCAACGACACCGGGCTCAACAGCACGCGTGTCTTCCTAAAGTTCACACTGGATCTAACCACAATCCTCGTGTCCACGGCCATGGGCTGCATCACCTTTCTGGGCGTTGTGCTCTTCTGCTTCCTGCTGTTGTTTGTGTGGAGCCGTGGACGCGGCCAGCGCAAAAATAACTTCACCGTGGAGTATTCCTTCAGGAAGACGGAAGGACCGGCCACCACCAGCGGATCCGGAGCCACGCGCAAGTTCAACATGAAGATGATATGA